A window of the Radiobacillus deserti genome harbors these coding sequences:
- the walK gene encoding cell wall metabolism sensor histidine kinase WalK, with protein sequence MKKVGFFQSIQLKLIIVLILLLLLAIQVIGAYFVRGLEESLKSNFEDTMTQRIKGLTEYLEQAFTKERTEGGEGPTLKQEVASIIETYDSELFSDLKVIDNQYRVIGTKDDQELIGKRITEERITQSIIFGTPSTTEMREQGSLDRIQVRTVPIKNGDEAIGAIYIVASMESIYDQLQRVNEIFLRGTVIAVIISAVLGILVARTITRPITEMRKQASILATGDFSQKVNVYGNDEIGQLGTTFNDMSDRLRQAHVTTEGERRKLSSVLSNMSDGVIATDTSGHITLMNESAEDLLGTSFDDVKGRLLTDVLNMEEEISDVLDTEITGSRILDLSDDEQFFLLRANFSAVQDEDEHVSGFITVISDVTEQEKVEKERREFVSNVSHELRTPLTTMRSYLEALTDGAWEDQEIAPKFLNVTQTETERMIRLVNDLLQLSKMDNKGHTLYKEKVDFVQYFHHIIDRFEMNKSEDILFERQFPRDHVLVWLDKDKMTQVIDNIISNAIKYSPEGGKITFKIVKERRRVVISIADQGVGIAKEKVDKIFERFYRADKARSRNLGGTGLGLAIAKELVEAHNGHIWAESKEGKGTTILFVLPLMQKKRRNR encoded by the coding sequence ATGAAAAAAGTAGGTTTCTTCCAATCGATACAGCTGAAGTTAATCATCGTGCTTATTTTGTTGTTACTTTTAGCTATTCAGGTCATTGGCGCATATTTTGTGAGGGGACTTGAAGAGAGCTTAAAAAGTAACTTTGAAGATACAATGACTCAGCGAATTAAAGGGTTAACAGAATATCTGGAGCAAGCCTTTACTAAAGAGCGAACAGAAGGCGGAGAAGGACCAACATTAAAGCAAGAAGTGGCCAGTATTATTGAAACCTACGATAGTGAATTGTTTTCGGATTTAAAGGTCATCGATAACCAGTATCGAGTTATTGGAACAAAGGATGATCAAGAATTAATCGGAAAAAGAATTACGGAGGAACGAATCACGCAATCGATTATATTTGGTACCCCATCTACAACTGAAATGCGAGAGCAAGGAAGTTTAGATCGGATACAAGTTCGAACGGTGCCGATCAAGAATGGCGATGAAGCTATCGGGGCGATTTATATTGTGGCAAGTATGGAAAGTATTTATGATCAGCTTCAACGTGTCAATGAAATTTTTCTTCGAGGCACCGTCATCGCTGTCATTATTTCTGCAGTTTTGGGGATTTTGGTTGCTCGAACGATTACGAGACCTATTACAGAAATGCGAAAACAAGCTAGTATTTTAGCAACAGGGGATTTCTCTCAAAAGGTAAACGTTTATGGAAATGATGAAATTGGTCAATTAGGGACAACATTTAATGATATGAGTGATCGGCTGCGGCAAGCTCATGTAACGACCGAAGGAGAACGAAGAAAGCTAAGCTCTGTTTTATCAAACATGTCTGACGGTGTTATTGCTACAGACACTTCCGGTCACATTACCTTAATGAATGAATCTGCCGAAGACTTATTAGGCACTAGTTTTGATGATGTGAAAGGAAGACTTTTAACAGATGTGCTTAATATGGAAGAAGAAATTTCAGATGTTCTGGATACGGAAATAACCGGTTCACGAATTTTGGATCTTAGTGATGATGAGCAGTTTTTCTTATTGCGTGCAAATTTCTCAGCTGTTCAAGATGAGGATGAACACGTTTCCGGTTTTATTACAGTGATTAGTGATGTAACAGAGCAAGAAAAAGTAGAAAAAGAACGACGGGAATTCGTTTCCAACGTATCGCATGAGTTACGTACACCACTAACAACGATGCGAAGTTATCTAGAAGCTTTAACGGATGGGGCATGGGAAGATCAAGAGATTGCACCTAAATTTTTAAATGTTACGCAAACGGAAACAGAGCGGATGATTCGGCTTGTTAATGACTTATTGCAACTATCGAAGATGGATAACAAAGGACATACCTTATATAAGGAAAAAGTGGATTTTGTTCAATATTTCCATCACATTATAGATCGCTTTGAAATGAATAAATCAGAGGATATTTTGTTTGAGAGACAATTTCCACGTGACCATGTGTTAGTGTGGTTAGACAAAGATAAAATGACCCAGGTTATCGATAACATTATATCCAATGCGATTAAATACTCACCAGAGGGTGGAAAAATTACATTCAAGATTGTCAAGGAACGCAGAAGAGTCGTTATAAGTATTGCGGATCAGGGAGTTGGCATTGCGAAAGAAAAGGTAGATAAAATATTTGAACGATTTTATCGTGCAGATAAGGCGCGCTCACGAAATTTAGGAGGAACGGGATTAGGTCTTGCCATTGCAAAAGAACTAGTTGAAGCACATAACGGTCATATTTGGGCTGAAAGTAAAGAAGGGAAAGGGACTACAATTCTCTTTGTCCTTCCGCTGATGCAGAAGAAGCGGAGGAATCGATGA
- a CDS encoding M23 family metallopeptidase yields MWNTRTKQMLDSENKSNYSLWKKTAITTCIGLSLTFQVIYGEENSDLSTVYHVYVNGEHFGTVDSKEVIESFVNNLVEEKKKGKKDYSYTVGETISYIPEKVFNEPSENSEVLNALEDELTIKVNAYVLKVGENVVGYFESEEAAKLALNELKEKYVKPEVLEKLEETSKLSEKVVVPGLKEVVLRPKKELSVGESIITDVNLSEEVTITKEKAEEKDLLSVEQGLKLLQKGTLKEKVHKVQKGEVLGEIAAKYNLDTEKLLELNPEITEETLLQIGQEINVTDYEPFIDVVVQEEKLVDETIPYKKEVIESDDLYKGQTKVKQKGQEGSKQVHYAIQKVNGNISSKKALNEKVTKEPVKEIVIKGTKVVPSRGTGDLQWPAVGGFITSGLGHRWGSFHKGIDISGVSNRNILAADNGTVVSAGWDDGGYGNKIIIDHNNGYRTVYAHLSSISVSAGQTITQGSKIGVMGTTGNSTGVHLHFELYKNGSLIDPSGQF; encoded by the coding sequence ATGTGGAATACGAGAACAAAACAAATGCTAGATTCAGAAAATAAAAGCAACTATAGTCTATGGAAGAAAACAGCCATCACAACTTGCATTGGTTTAAGCTTAACCTTCCAAGTTATCTATGGAGAAGAAAACAGTGACTTGTCTACTGTCTATCATGTTTACGTGAACGGAGAACATTTTGGTACTGTGGATAGTAAAGAAGTCATTGAGTCCTTTGTAAACAATCTAGTAGAAGAAAAGAAAAAAGGCAAAAAAGACTATTCATATACTGTTGGAGAAACGATTTCCTATATTCCTGAAAAAGTATTTAATGAACCATCAGAGAACAGTGAAGTATTAAATGCTCTTGAGGATGAGCTTACCATTAAAGTAAATGCTTATGTGTTAAAAGTTGGGGAGAACGTAGTCGGTTATTTTGAGAGTGAAGAAGCAGCAAAACTAGCACTAAATGAATTAAAGGAGAAATATGTTAAGCCTGAAGTATTAGAAAAACTTGAGGAAACTAGCAAACTTAGTGAAAAAGTAGTAGTGCCTGGTTTAAAAGAGGTTGTCTTAAGACCGAAGAAGGAACTTTCTGTTGGCGAATCTATTATTACAGATGTAAATCTATCGGAAGAGGTTACGATTACCAAGGAAAAAGCAGAAGAAAAGGATCTTCTATCGGTGGAGCAGGGCCTAAAGCTTTTACAAAAAGGTACGTTAAAGGAAAAGGTTCATAAAGTGCAAAAAGGTGAAGTACTAGGAGAAATTGCAGCCAAGTATAACTTAGATACAGAAAAATTACTAGAATTAAACCCAGAAATTACTGAAGAGACTCTTTTACAGATTGGACAAGAAATCAATGTTACGGATTATGAACCATTTATCGATGTTGTCGTTCAAGAAGAAAAGCTAGTAGACGAAACCATTCCGTATAAAAAAGAAGTCATTGAATCTGATGATTTATATAAAGGACAGACAAAAGTGAAACAAAAAGGCCAGGAAGGGTCTAAACAGGTTCATTACGCCATTCAAAAAGTAAACGGGAATATCTCTTCTAAAAAAGCTTTAAACGAAAAAGTGACCAAAGAACCTGTAAAAGAAATCGTTATAAAAGGAACAAAGGTAGTACCTTCTAGAGGAACAGGAGACTTGCAATGGCCTGCTGTTGGTGGATTTATCACAAGTGGATTAGGCCATAGATGGGGCTCTTTCCATAAAGGAATTGATATTTCTGGAGTAAGCAACCGTAATATTCTCGCTGCAGATAATGGGACGGTTGTATCTGCTGGATGGGACGATGGTGGTTATGGAAATAAGATCATCATTGACCATAATAACGGCTACCGTACGGTATATGCACACCTTTCTTCCATTAGTGTAAGTGCTGGTCAAACCATAACACAAGGTAGTAAAATTGGTGTTATGGGTACTACTGGGAATTCTACTGGTGTACACTTACATTTTGAGCTGTATAAAAATGGTTCCCTAATAGATCCATCCGGTCAATTCTAA
- the yycF gene encoding response regulator YycF, translating to MAQKILVVDDEKPIADILKFNLEKEGYEVICAYDGDEAIELTQSENPDLLLLDIMLPNKDGNEVCREVRKTHNMPIIMITAKDSEIDKVLGLELGADDYVTKPFSNREVIARVKANLRRQQQIPEDTQKTKDIKISSLVIHPDAYTVTRDGQQVELTHREFELLHYLARHIGQVMTREHLLETVWGYDYYGDVRTVDVTVRRLREKIEENPSNPMWIVTRRGVGYYLRNPDQE from the coding sequence ATGGCTCAAAAGATTTTGGTTGTTGATGATGAAAAACCAATTGCAGATATATTGAAATTCAACTTAGAAAAAGAAGGTTATGAAGTAATCTGTGCATATGATGGGGATGAAGCAATTGAATTAACCCAGTCTGAAAATCCAGATTTACTTCTGTTAGATATTATGCTTCCAAATAAGGATGGTAATGAAGTGTGTCGGGAGGTTCGCAAAACTCATAACATGCCGATTATTATGATTACAGCAAAGGATTCAGAAATCGATAAAGTATTAGGCTTGGAGCTTGGTGCCGACGATTACGTGACGAAGCCTTTTAGCAACCGAGAGGTAATTGCACGTGTAAAAGCAAACTTACGTAGACAGCAACAGATTCCGGAGGACACACAAAAAACGAAGGATATTAAAATTAGTAGTTTAGTCATCCATCCAGATGCTTACACCGTGACGAGAGATGGTCAACAAGTGGAGTTGACGCATCGTGAATTTGAACTGCTTCATTATTTAGCAAGACACATTGGACAAGTGATGACTCGTGAGCATTTACTTGAAACGGTATGGGGCTATGATTACTATGGCGATGTTCGTACGGTCGATGTTACGGTACGTCGTCTTCGAGAAAAAATTGAGGAAAACCCAAGTAACCCAATGTGGATCGTAACACGAAGAGGTGTAGGATATTATTTGCGAAATCCAGATCAGGAGTAA